Proteins encoded in a region of the Coffea eugenioides isolate CCC68of chromosome 4, Ceug_1.0, whole genome shotgun sequence genome:
- the LOC113767643 gene encoding 15-cis-phytoene desaturase, chloroplastic/chromoplastic — protein sequence MSQLGHVSALSLTRQTSVINVRSPHSAWKCGLCFGSGQMTSLSFGGGDSMGDKLKVQVANSVVMRSRAEDAGPLKVACVDYPRPELENAVNYLEAAYLSSTFRTSPHPNKPLEVVIAGAGLAGLSTAKYLADAGHKPIVLEARDVLGGKVAAWKDDDGDWYETGLHVFFGAYPNMQNLFGELGINDRLQWKEHSMIFAMPNKPGEFSRFDFPEVLPAPLNGIWAILKNNDMLTWPEKVRFAIGLLPAILGGQSYVEAQDGITVKDWMRKQGIPDRVTDEVFFAMSKALNFINPDELSMQCILIALNRFLQEKHGSKMAFLDGNPPERLCMPIVEHIESRGGRVHLNSRIQKIELNDDGSVENFLLNNGTVIRGDAYVFATPVDILKLLLPEDWKEMPYFRKLEQLVGVPVINVHIWFDRKLRNTYDHLLFSRSPLLSVYADMSVTCKEYYSPNQSMLELVFAPAEEWISQSDEEIIDATMKELAKLFPDEIAADQSKAKLLKYHIVKTPRSVYKTVPGTEPSRPLQRSPVQGFYLAGDYTKQKYLASMEGAVLSGKLCAQAIVQDSELLLARIEKRVPEASTA from the exons ATGTCTCAACTTGGACATGTTTCTGCACTAAGCCTGACCAGGCAAACTAGTGTGATTAATGTTCGGAGCCCTCATTCTGCTTGGAAGTGTGGCCTTTGTTTTGGTTCTGGGCAAATGACCTCACTTTCATTTGGAGGTGGTGATTCTATGGGAGATAAATTGAAAGTTCAAGTTGCAAATTCGGTTGTCATGAGATCAAGGGCGGAGGATGCAGGCCCTTTAAAG GTAGCTTGTGTTGACTATCCAAGGCCAGAGCTTGAAAATGCCGTCAACTATTTGGAAGCTGCTTATTTATCATCAACATTCCGTACTTCTCCTCATCCAAATAAACCATTAGAGGTGGTGATCGCCGGTGCAG GTTTGGCTGGTTTGTCTACTGCAAAGTATTTGGCCGATGCAGGTCATAAACCTATTGTGTTGGAAGCTAGGGATGTTCTGGGAGGAAAG GTTGCTGCATGGAAAGATGATGATGGAGACTGGTATGAGACTGGCCTGCATGTATTCT TTGGGGCTTACCCAAATATGCAGAACCTGTTTGGAGAACTAGGAATTAATGATCGATTGCAGTGGAAGGAGCATTCAATGATATTTGCAATGCCAAATAAGCCTGGAGAGTTCAGTCGATTTGATTTTCCTGAGGTGCTACCAGCACCATTAAATG GAATATGGGCCATCTTGAAGAATAATGACATGCTTACTTGGCCAGAGAAAGTCAGATTTGCAATTGGACTCTTGCCAGCAATTCTGGGTGGACAGTCTTATGTTGAGGCACAAGATGGTATAACTGTCAAAGACTGGATGAGAAAGCAA GGCATACCAGATCGGGTGACTGATGAAGTATTCTTTGCCATGTCAAAGGCACTGAACTTCATAAATCCAGATGAACTTTCAATGCAGTGCATTTTAATAGCTTTGAACCGATTTCTTCAG GAGAAGCATGGATCCAAAATGGCATTTTTAGATGGTAACCCTCCAGAGAGACTTTGCATGCCGATTGTTGAGCACATTGAGTCACGCGGAGGCAgagtacaccttaactcaagaATTCAGAAAATTGAGCTCAATGATGACGGAAGTGTTGAAAACTTCTTGCTGAATAATGGAACTGTGATTAGAGGAGATGCTTATGTATTTGCCACTCCAG TTGATATCCTGAAGCTTCTTTTGCCTGAGGATTGGAAAGAGATGCCATACTTCAGAAAGTTGGAGCAATTAGTTGGAGTTCCTGTTATAAATGTGCACATATG GTTTGACAGGAAGCTCAGGAACACATATGATCATCTTCTTTTTAGCAG AAGTCCACTTCTTAGTGTGTATGCTGACATGTCTGTGACGTGTAAG GAATATTACAGTCCAAACCAATCAATGTTGGAGCTAGTTTTTGCACCTGCTGAAGAATGGATATCACAAAGTGATGAGGAAATTATTGATGCTACAATGAAGGAACTTGCAAAATTATTTCCTGATGAAATTGCTGCTGATCAGAGCAAAGCAAAACTCTTGAAATACCATATTGTAAAAACTCCAAG gtCAGTTTATAAAACTGTGCCCGGAACTGAACCCTCTCGTCCGTTGCAAAGATCTCCAGTTCAAGGGTTCTATTTAGCTGGTGACTATACAAAACAGAAGTATTTGGCTTCAATGGAAGGTGCCGTTCTTTCAGGAAAGCTTTGTGCACAAGCAATTGTACAG GATAGTGAGTTGCTTCTTGCCCGCATTGAGAAGAGGGTACCCGAGGCAAGCACTGCCTGA
- the LOC113767422 gene encoding ATPase 10, plasma membrane-type, with protein MAEDMNKPLLAPEKFSRDGIDLEHIPLEEVFEQLRTSQAGLSSEDAEVRLQIFGPNKLEEKRENKILKFLSFMWNPLSWVMEAAAVMAIVLANGGGEGPDWQDFLGIICLLLINSTISFIEENNAGNAAAALMARLAPKSKVLRDGIWQEQDAAILVPGDIISIKLGDIIPADARLLEGDPLKIDQSALTGESLPVTKRTGDEVYSGSTCKQGEVEAVVIATGVHSFFGKAAHLVDSTEVVGHFQKVLTAIGNFCICSIAVGMILEIIVMFPVQHRSYRSGINNLLVLLIGGIPIAMPTVLSVTLAIGSHRLSQQGAITKRMTAIEEMAGMDVLCSDKTGTLTLNRLTVDRNLIEVFNNDMDKDMVILLAARAARIENQDAIDAAIVNMLGDPKEARANIKEVHFLPFNPVDKRTAITYIDIDGNWYKATKGAPEQILNLCQEKIKIERQVNTIIDKFAERGLRSLAVAYQEVPEKSKESPGGPWVFCGLLPLFDPPRHDSAETIRRALNLGVCVKMITGDQLAIAKETGRRLGMGTNMYPSSSLLGRDRDENEALPVEELIEKADGFAGVFPEHKYEIVKILQEKKHVCGMTGDGVNDAPALKKADIGIAVSDSTDAARGAADLVLTEPGLSVIISAVLTSRSIFQRMKNYTIYAVSITIRIVLGFTLLTLIWKYDFPPFMVLIIAILNDGTIMTISQDRVRPSPIPDSWKLNEIFATGIVIGTYLAIVTVLFYWTVISTDFFETHFHVKSLSGNTEEISSAIYLQVSIISQALIFVTRSQGWSFLERPGTLLMCAFVVAQLVATLISVYAHISFAAIRGIGWRWAGVIWLYSLVFYVPLDVIKFTVRYALSGDAWNLVFDRKTAFTSKKDYGKEDREAKWVVSQRTLQGYNSGEFDSSGKRSSLIAEQARRRAEIARLGELHTFRGHMESVARLKNLNLSNIRSSHTV; from the exons ATGGCAGAAGATATGAATAAACCATTGCTAGCTCCTGAAAAGTTTAGTAGAGATGGAATTGATCTG GAACACATACCACTGGAAGAAGTGTTTGAACAACTGAGAACTTCACAAGCTGGACTTTCATCCGAAGATGCAGAAGTTCGATTGCAGATATTTGGCCCAAATAAACTTGAAGAGAAGCGG GAAAATAAGATTTTGAAGTTTCTTAGTTTCATGTGGAATCCCTTGTCATGGGTCATGGAAGCTGCAGCGGTGATGGCAATTGTTCTTGCTAATGGTGGA GGGGAGGGTCCTGACTGGCAAGACTTTTTGGGGATTATTTGCCTGTTGCTGATAAATTCAACAATTAGCTttattgaggaaaacaatgctGGAAATGCTGCTGCAGCCCTTATGGCACGTTTAGCTCCAAAATCTAAG GTCCTAAGAGATGGAATATGGCAAGAGCAAGATGCAGCTATTCTAGTACCAGGAGATATTATTAGCATTAAGCTTGGAGACATCATCCCTGCAGATGCTCGCCTACTCGAGGGAGACCCCTTAAAAATTGACCAG TCAGCTCTTACTGGAGAATCCCTACCTGTCACCAAGCGGACAGGTGATGAAGTTTATTCTGGATCTACTTGTAAACAAGGAGAAGTTGAAGCTGTAGTAATAGCTACAGGGGTTCACTCCTTTTTCGGCAAAGCTGCACATCTAGTTGACTCGACTGAAGTTGTTGGTCATTTCCAGAAG GTCCTTACAGCAATTGGGAACTTCTGCATTTGCTCTATAGCTGTAGGAATGATACTGGAAATCATTGTCATGTTCCCAGTACAGCACCGCTCGTACAGAAGTGGAATCAACAACCTTCTTGTGCTTTTAATTGGAGGAATACCAATAGCTATGCCAACAGTTTTATCTGTAACACTTGCAATTGGTTCTCATCGTCTCTCTCAACAG GGTGCCATTACAAAGAGGATGACAGCAATTGAAGAGATGGCTGGAATGGATGTTCTTTGCAGTGATAAAACAGGAACACTTACTCTGAATCGCCTCACTGTTGATCGGAACCTCATTGAG GTATTTAACAATGATATGGACAAAGACATGGTCATCCTCCTTGCCGCAAGAGCAGCAAGAATCGAAAATCAAGATGCAATTGATGCAGCAATTGTTAACATGCTTGGAGATCCAAAGGAG GCCCGAGCTAATATCAAGGAAGTGCATTTCCTTCCATTCAATCCTGTAGATAAGCGTACAGCAATCACATACATCGACATTGATGGCAATTGGTACAAAGCCACAAAAGGAGCGCCTGAACAG ATATTGAATTTGTGccaagagaaaataaaaatagagaGGCAGGTGAATACCATTATTGACAAGTTTGCTGAGAGGGGATTGCGCTCTCTTGCAGTTGCCTATCAG GAAGTTCCGGAAAAATCGAAGGAGAGTCCTGGAGGGCCTTGGGTATTCTGTGGGCTGCTGCCCTTGTTCGATCCTCCTAGGCACGACAGCGCTGAAACCATCCGCAGAGCACTTAATCTTGGGGTTTGTGTTAAGATGATCACAG GAGATCAGTTGGCGATTGCAAAGGAGACTGGTCGACGGCTTGGCATGGGTACAAATATGTACCCTTCTTCCTCATTGTTGGGTCGTGATAGGGATGAGAATGAAGCTCTTCCAGTTGAAGAGCTCATTGAAAAAGCTGATGGCTTTGCTGGTGTATTCCCTG AACACAAGTATGAGATTGTTAAAATACTACAAGAGAAGAAGCATGTATGTGGAATGACTGGAGATGGTGTAAATGATGCACCTGCGCTTAAAAAGGCAGACATTGGCATAGCAGTTTCTGATTCTACGGATGCTGCTAGGGGCGCTGCTGATCTTGTCTTGACAGAACCCGGTTTAAGCGTGATCATCAGTGCTGTTTTAACTAGCAGGTCTATATTCCAAAGAATGAAGAATTATACA ATATATGCTGTCTCCATAACTATCCGTATTGTG CTTGGTTTCACGCTTCTAACATTGATATGGAAATATGACTTCCCTCCATTCATGGTTCTGATAATAGCTATACTGAATGACG GTACCATAATGACTATATCACAGGATCGGGTGAGACCATCTCCCATACCAGATAGTTGGAAGCTCAATGAGATTTTTGCGACTGGCATTGTCATTGGAACTTATCTTGCTATAGTCACTGTACTATTTTACTGGACCGTAATCAGTACCGACTTTTTTGAG ACTCACTTCCATGTGAAGTCTTTATCCGGCAACACTGAAGAAATATCATCAGCCATCTACCTACAAGTTAGTATCATCAGCCAAGCGCTCATTTTTGTTACCCGCAGTCAGGGTTGGTCATTTCTAGAGAGGCCTGGGACTCTATTGATGTGTGCATTTGTGGTGGCTCAACTG GTTGCTACGCTGATTTCGGTGTATGCCCATATTAGCTTTGCTGCCATTAGAGGCATCGGTTGGCGTTGGGCGGGTGTGATATGGTTATACAGTCTAGTGTTTTATGTTCCCCTGGACGTGATCAAATTCACCGTACGCTATGCTTTGAGTGGAGATGCCTGGAATCTGGTCTTCGACAGGAAG ACAGCTTTCACATCTAAGAAGGATTATGGAAAGGAAGACAGAGAGGCCAAGTGGGTGGTTTCACAGAGGACATTGCAAGGCTATAACTCCGGGGAGTTTGATTCCAGTGGAAAGAGATCATCTTTGATTGCTGAACAAGCAAGGCGGCGTGCTGAAATAGCCAG ACTTGGAGAATTGCATACTTTCCGGGGACATATGGAATCAGTTGCAAGGCTTAAAAATTTGAATCTCAGCAACATCCGTTCATCCCATACTGTTTGA
- the LOC113767426 gene encoding uncharacterized protein LOC113767426 — protein MANSEDDSNKPNSGNFRYLIVNPHNGGFRDLARFFMKKDKASGAKFLESSDEGVLEEELGGAAHGDDDDGETPDHRWVIFVSILVRKIIGIFRKPMEWTGYLVEFFLNFFTVNGSFLGLLYNILHGKVVLPNRGSETFISAIGHLDGRIYLHKSETITRAVGEPEVETGSRTLMDLCIMASKLAYENELVVRNVVNLHWKMHFVDFYNCWNDFQKDNSTQVFILCDKPKDANLILVSFRGTEPFDADDWSTDFDYSWYEIPKLGKVHMGFLEALGLGNGVNASTFQENLGIMNKKSTNMNGIDVRTSASELSSSFGDSDSQGGSEQSFYSEQPAKVSKEKFFPQMGEKTAYYAVRSKLKDLLQEHKNAKFVVTGHSLGGALAILFPVVLVLHKEEEVLQRLLSVYTYGQPRVGNRQLGRFMEAHLDHPVPKYFRVVYCNDLVPRLPYDNKTFLYKHFGACLYYNSLYIEQKVDEEPNRNYFGIRFLIPEYLNAMWELTRSFLAGYAYGPEYKEGWVSTLARVVGLVIPGISAHSPLDYVNSVRLGRERIQMSSL, from the exons ATGGCTAATAGCGAAGATGACAGCAACAAGCCcaattctggaaatttcagGTACTTGATTGTTAATCCTCACAACGGTGGATTCCGAGACCTAGCACGGTTCTTCATGAAGAAAGATAAAGCGAGCGgtgcaaaatttctggaaaGTTCTGATGAAGGGGTTCTTGAGGAAGAGTTAGGTGGCGCTGCGCATGGCGATGATGACGACGGAGAAACCCCTGATCACAGATGGGTTATATTTGTGTCTATCTTAGTCAGAAAAATCATAGGCATTTTCAGGAAACCCATGGAATGGACTGGTTATCTCGTGGAGTTCTTCCTCAACTTTTTCACTGTCAATGGCAGCTTTCTCGGTTTGCTATACAACATCCTGCACG GAAAGGTAGTGCTGCCAAATAGAGGCTCTGAGACTTTCATTAGTGCAATTGGGCATCTTGATGGACGCATATATCTGCACAAGAGCGAGACAATTACTAGAGCAGTTGGTGAACCTGAAGTAGAAACAGGAAGCCGGACTCTTATGGATCTATGCATTATGGCTTCCAAGTTAGCCTACGAGAATGAGTTGGTTGTCAGGAATGTTGTAAATCTTCATTGGAAG ATGCACTTCGTGGACTTCTATAACTGCTGGAATG ATTTCCAGAAGGATAACTCCACTCAAGTTTTCATTCTATGTGATAAACCAAAAGATGCAAACTTGATATTAGTCAGCTTCCGGGGAACAGAGCCATTTGATGCTGATGATTGGAGTACTGATTTTGACTATTCCTGGTATGAGATCCCCAAACTTGGAAAGGTGCACATGGGGTTCTTAGAGGCTTTAGGTTTGGGAAACGGAGTTAATGCATCTACATTTCAAGAAAATCTAGGAATAATGAACAAAAAATCTACCAACATGAACGGTATTGATGTGAGAACCTCTGCTTCTGAATTATCTTCGTCATTTGGTGATTCTGATTCGCAAGGTGGATCAGAGCAGTCCTTTTATTCTGAGCAGCCCGCAAAGGTAAGCAAGGAGAAATTCTTTCCTCAAATGGGAGAGAAGACTGCTTACTATGCTGTGAGAAGCAAGCTTAAGGACTTACTTCAAGAGCataaaaatgcaaaatttgTTGTCACTGGGCATAGCCTAGGAGGGGCCCTGGCTATACTATTCCCAGTTGTTCTAGTGCTGCATAAGGAAGAGGAGGTCTTGCAAAGGTTGCTGTCTGTGTACACATATGGACAGCCCAGGGTGGGGAACAGGCAATTGGGAAGGTTCATGGAAGCACATCTGGATCATCCAGTCCCCAAATACTTCAGGGTGGTCTACTGTAATGACCTTGTTCCAAGATTGCCATATGATAACAAAACCTTCCTGTACAAGCATTTTGGAGCGTGCCTGTATTACAACAGCCTCTACATCGAACAA AAAGTAGATGAGGAGCCAAACAGGAACTACTTTGGGATCAGATTTCTGATTCCAGAGTATTTGAACGCTATGTGGGAGCTAACTAGAAGCTTTCTGGCGGGTTATGCATATGGGCCAGAGTACAAGGAAGGTTGGGTATCCACACTGGCCAGGGTTGTCGGACTTGTCATCCCTGGCATTTCCGCTCACAGCCCACTGGACTATGTTAACTCTGTAAGACTCGGAAGGGAGAGAATCCAGATGTCGTCCTTATAG
- the LOC113767423 gene encoding protein STRUBBELIG-RECEPTOR FAMILY 6-like isoform X1, whose product MREVELAAAVALLGCILLLGPSFTNADTDPNDAGVLFDLYKSLNSPSQLTKWNPNFGDPCKENWKGITCSGSRVTEIKLSGLGLTGSMGFELDKLKSVSNFDISNNNLGNQLPFQLPQNVQQLNLAGNGFNGGLPYSVSQMTSLKYLNVSHNQFQGQLGDMFASLTSLSTLDFSFNVMSGDLPKSFSSCTSMTDMNLQNNQFTGTIDVLANLPLDNLNVENNHFSGWIPDQLKDINLQTGGNSWTSGPAPPPPPGTPPASRPNKNHKSGGNSKSDGGSSGSNSGISGGAVAGIVISILVVGAIVAFFIVKRRSRRPSKDIEKLDNQPFDPLVSHEVQEMKSIQPSSTTSTISFETPTSINLKPPPVDRNKSFDEDDTSMKPIIPPKKAVTTPIEAKQYSVADLQMATDSFSVENLIGEGSIGRVYRAEFDDGKVLAVKKIKSSVLPHAEDFLEIVAEISRLHHPNVTELVGYCSEHGQHLLVYEFHKNGSLNELLHLSDEYSKPLTWNSRVKIALGTARALEYLHEVCSPSVIHKNFKSANILLDMELNPHLSDCGLASLVHDIDQALNQNAGSGYGAPEVSMSGQYTIKSDVYSFGVVMLELLTGRQPFDSSRARSEQSLVRWATPQLHDIDALAKMVDPALKGLYPVKSLSRFADVIALCVQPEPEFRPPMSEVVQALVRLVQRANMSRRTLGNDQGSSVRSNNSDDQD is encoded by the exons atGAGGGAGGTGGAGCTAGCTGCGGCGGTCGCGCTACTGGGCTGCATTCTGCTGTTGGGGCCAAGCTTCACCAATGCcgacacagatccaaatgatg CTGGTGTTCTTTTCGACCTATACAAGAGTTTGAATTCTCCATCCCAACTGACCAAATGGAACCCAAATTTTGGTGATCCTTGTAAAGAAAACTGGAAAGGCATTACTTGCTCTGGCTCAAGAGTCACAGAAAT AAAATTATCAGGTCTTGGGTTAACTGGGTCAATGGGTTTCGAGCTGGACAAGTTGAAATCTGTATCCAACTT TGATATAAGCAATAATAACCTTGGCAACCAGTTACCTTTCCAACTTCCGCAAAATGTGCAGCAACT AAATCTAGCTGGTAATGGATTCAATGGTGGCCTTCCCTACTCCGTCTCGCAGATGACCTCTCTTAAGTACCT AAATGTCAGTCACAACCAATTTCAGGGCCAGCTAGGTGATATGTTTGCATCTCTTACTAGCCTCTCCACTCT GGACTTCTCTTTTAATGTAATGTCAGGTGACCTTCCTAAAAGTTTCAGTTCATGCACCAGTATGACTGATAT GAATTTGCAGAACAATCAGTTTACGGGCACTATTGATGTCCTTGCAAATCTTCCTCTTGATAATTT GAATGTCGAGAACAACCATTTCAGTGGTTGGATCCCTGATCAGTTGAAAGACATAAATCTGCA AACTGGCGGTAATTCATGGACCTCGGGTCCTGCACCTCCTCCTCCACCTGGCACACCTCCTGCTAGCAGACCTAACAAAAATCACAAGTCTGGAGGCAATAGCAAGTCTGATGGTGGTAGTAGTGGGAGTAACTCTGGCATAAGTGGTGGAGCTGTTGCAGGAATTGTTATTTCCATTTTAGTTGTGGGAGCCATTGTAGCTTTCTTTATTGTGAAACGAAGATCAAGGAGGCCATCCAAAGATATAGAGAAGCTTGACAATCAACCTTTTGATCCACTTGTTTCGCATGAAGTACAAG AGATGAAGTCTATTCAACCTTCTTCCACAACTAGCACCATATCATTTGAAACTCCTACATCAATAAATCTCAAACCTCCACCTGTTGACCGCAACAAATCATTCGATGAGGATGATACCTCAATGAAACCCATTATCCCTCCTAAAAAAGCCGTTACAACTCCAATAGAGGCAAAACAATATTCAGTGGCTGACCTACAGATGGCTACAGATAGTTTCAGTGTCGAAAACCTAATTGGTGAGGGATCCATTGGACGTGTCTATCGAGCTGAATTTGATGATGGCAAG GTTCTAGCTGTGAAAAAGATAAAATCGTCTGTACTTCCCCATGCTGAAGATTTCCTGGAAATAGTTGCTGAGATATCACGCCTCCACCATCCAAATGTGACTGAGTTGGTGGGATACTGTTCAGAGCATGGACAGCACCTGCTAGTTTATGAGTTCCATAAAAACGGTTCGCTGAATGAGCTCTTGCATCTATCTGATGAATATAGCAAACCGCTAACATGGAATAGCCGGGTCAAGATTGCACTGGGGACTGCGCGTGCACTAGA GTATCTGCATGAAGTTTGTTCACCTTCAGTTAttcataaaaattttaaatcgGCTAATATTTTACTTGACATGGAACTTAATCCTCACCTTTCTGACTGCGGATTGGCAAGCCTTGTCCATGACATCGATCAG GCATTAAACCAAAATGCAGGGTCTGGATATGGTGCACCTGAGGTTTCCATGTCTGGTCAATATACCATCAAAAGTGATGTATACAGTTTCGGAGTGGTCATGTTGGAACTACTTACTGGACGTCAACCTTTCGATAG CTCCAGGGCGAGATCCGAACAATCTTTAGTTCGATGGGCAACCCCTCAACTCCATGACATCGATGCATTGGCTAAGATGGTTGATCCAGCACTCAAAGGGCTATATCCAGTTAAATCTCTTTCCCGGTTTGCTGATGTTATTGCTCTGTGTGTCCAG CCGGAGCCTGAGTTTCGACCGCCAATGTCAGAAGTGGTTCAAGCACTGGTGAGGTTAGTGCAACGTGCAAACATGAGCAGGAGAACACTTGGGAATGATCAGGGGTCCTCTGTGCGATCAAATAACTCAGATGATCAAGACTAG
- the LOC113767423 gene encoding protein STRUBBELIG-RECEPTOR FAMILY 6-like isoform X2, with translation MREVELAAAVALLGCILLLGPSFTNADTDPNDAGVLFDLYKSLNSPSQLTKWNPNFGDPCKENWKGITCSGSRVTEIKLSGLGLTGSMGFELDKLKSVSNFDISNNNLGNQLPFQLPQNVQQLNLAGNGFNGGLPYSVSQMTSLKYLNVSHNQFQGQLGDMFASLTSLSTLDFSFNVMSGDLPKSFSSCTSMTDMNLQNNQFTGTIDVLANLPLDNLNVENNHFSGWIPDQLKDINLQTGGNSWTSGPAPPPPPGTPPASRPNKNHKSGGNSKSDGGSSGSNSGISGGAVAGIVISILVVGAIVAFFIVKRRSRRPSKDIEKLDNQPFDPLVSHEVQEMKSIQPSSTTSTISFETPTSINLKPPPVDRNKSFDEDDTSMKPIIPPKKAVTTPIEAKQYSVADLQMATDSFSVENLIGEGSIGRVYRAEFDDGKVLAVKKIKSSVLPHAEDFLEIVAEISRLHHPNVTELVGYCSEHGQHLLVYEFHKNGSLNELLHLSDEYSKPLTWNSRVKIALGTARALEYLHEVCSPSVIHKNFKSANILLDMELNPHLSDCGLASLVHDIDQEKLNVWIVAVLFLFFSTQVNQEISITGSSEVERY, from the exons atGAGGGAGGTGGAGCTAGCTGCGGCGGTCGCGCTACTGGGCTGCATTCTGCTGTTGGGGCCAAGCTTCACCAATGCcgacacagatccaaatgatg CTGGTGTTCTTTTCGACCTATACAAGAGTTTGAATTCTCCATCCCAACTGACCAAATGGAACCCAAATTTTGGTGATCCTTGTAAAGAAAACTGGAAAGGCATTACTTGCTCTGGCTCAAGAGTCACAGAAAT AAAATTATCAGGTCTTGGGTTAACTGGGTCAATGGGTTTCGAGCTGGACAAGTTGAAATCTGTATCCAACTT TGATATAAGCAATAATAACCTTGGCAACCAGTTACCTTTCCAACTTCCGCAAAATGTGCAGCAACT AAATCTAGCTGGTAATGGATTCAATGGTGGCCTTCCCTACTCCGTCTCGCAGATGACCTCTCTTAAGTACCT AAATGTCAGTCACAACCAATTTCAGGGCCAGCTAGGTGATATGTTTGCATCTCTTACTAGCCTCTCCACTCT GGACTTCTCTTTTAATGTAATGTCAGGTGACCTTCCTAAAAGTTTCAGTTCATGCACCAGTATGACTGATAT GAATTTGCAGAACAATCAGTTTACGGGCACTATTGATGTCCTTGCAAATCTTCCTCTTGATAATTT GAATGTCGAGAACAACCATTTCAGTGGTTGGATCCCTGATCAGTTGAAAGACATAAATCTGCA AACTGGCGGTAATTCATGGACCTCGGGTCCTGCACCTCCTCCTCCACCTGGCACACCTCCTGCTAGCAGACCTAACAAAAATCACAAGTCTGGAGGCAATAGCAAGTCTGATGGTGGTAGTAGTGGGAGTAACTCTGGCATAAGTGGTGGAGCTGTTGCAGGAATTGTTATTTCCATTTTAGTTGTGGGAGCCATTGTAGCTTTCTTTATTGTGAAACGAAGATCAAGGAGGCCATCCAAAGATATAGAGAAGCTTGACAATCAACCTTTTGATCCACTTGTTTCGCATGAAGTACAAG AGATGAAGTCTATTCAACCTTCTTCCACAACTAGCACCATATCATTTGAAACTCCTACATCAATAAATCTCAAACCTCCACCTGTTGACCGCAACAAATCATTCGATGAGGATGATACCTCAATGAAACCCATTATCCCTCCTAAAAAAGCCGTTACAACTCCAATAGAGGCAAAACAATATTCAGTGGCTGACCTACAGATGGCTACAGATAGTTTCAGTGTCGAAAACCTAATTGGTGAGGGATCCATTGGACGTGTCTATCGAGCTGAATTTGATGATGGCAAG GTTCTAGCTGTGAAAAAGATAAAATCGTCTGTACTTCCCCATGCTGAAGATTTCCTGGAAATAGTTGCTGAGATATCACGCCTCCACCATCCAAATGTGACTGAGTTGGTGGGATACTGTTCAGAGCATGGACAGCACCTGCTAGTTTATGAGTTCCATAAAAACGGTTCGCTGAATGAGCTCTTGCATCTATCTGATGAATATAGCAAACCGCTAACATGGAATAGCCGGGTCAAGATTGCACTGGGGACTGCGCGTGCACTAGA GTATCTGCATGAAGTTTGTTCACCTTCAGTTAttcataaaaattttaaatcgGCTAATATTTTACTTGACATGGAACTTAATCCTCACCTTTCTGACTGCGGATTGGCAAGCCTTGTCCATGACATCGATCAG GAGAAACTCAACGTGTGGATAGTGGCGGTCCTTTTCCTGTTTTTCTCAACCCAAGTAAATCAAGAGATAAGCATCACAGGGTCATCAGAAGTAGAGAGATATTAG